Proteins encoded within one genomic window of Streptomyces sp. NBC_01314:
- a CDS encoding ferric reductase-like transmembrane domain-containing protein yields the protein MSDEILWYANRATGAVCLVLFTVVVLLGIAVRLRTRIPGLPRFGTVSLHRVLSLSATAFLALHIVAAVIDDYVDITVVDAFIPFVSDYQPLWLGLGTVALDLLLAVLVTSLLRARVGHRTWRAVHWLAYASWPFALVHGIGIGTDNGTAWMLWLTAACVAAVLAALAPRAAHAVRASRRTPATLLRTAEGARP from the coding sequence ATGAGCGACGAGATCCTCTGGTACGCCAACAGAGCCACCGGCGCCGTCTGTCTGGTCCTCTTCACCGTCGTCGTCCTCCTCGGCATAGCGGTGCGGCTGCGCACCCGCATCCCCGGCCTGCCGCGCTTCGGCACGGTCTCCCTCCACCGCGTCCTCTCCCTCTCCGCCACCGCGTTCCTGGCCCTGCACATCGTGGCCGCCGTCATCGACGACTACGTGGACATCACGGTCGTCGACGCGTTCATCCCCTTCGTCTCCGACTATCAGCCCCTCTGGCTCGGCCTCGGCACGGTCGCCCTCGACCTGCTGCTCGCCGTCCTGGTCACCAGCCTCCTGCGGGCCCGCGTCGGCCACCGCACCTGGCGCGCCGTGCACTGGCTGGCGTACGCGTCCTGGCCGTTCGCCCTGGTCCACGGCATCGGCATCGGCACCGACAACGGCACCGCCTGGATGCTCTGGCTCACGGCCGCCTGCGTCGCCGCGGTGCTCGCCGCCCTCGCCCCGCGCGCCGCCCACGCCGTACGCGCCTCCCGCCGCACCCCCGCCACCCTGCTCCGCACGGCCGAAGGAGCCCGCCCGTGA
- a CDS encoding FAD:protein FMN transferase, producing the protein MTASTTSRPTAATDWRALGTSVRLVTTDPALLDSCNLLLARHLAEVDATCSRFRADSELSTLNAAEGRPVKVSPLLAEALAVALRGARATDGAVDPTVGSAMDALGYDRDFTLVQEDDRPVRLTVKRVPGWSLVELDHATNTVTLPPGVSLDLGATAKAWAADRAARTLARTADCGILVSLGGDTAVAGEPPAGGWRVRVQDETAPVDRLPEHGPYATVGIRSGGLATSGTTARRWRRGDHDLHHIVDPRTGQPAATPWRTVSVAAATCADANAATTAALVKGETAVRWLSRLGLPARLVTHEGTVVTTPGWPSPTPRAEPAA; encoded by the coding sequence ATGACCGCGTCCACGACCTCCCGCCCCACGGCCGCCACGGACTGGCGGGCGCTCGGCACGAGTGTCCGCCTGGTCACCACCGACCCGGCCCTGCTCGACTCCTGCAACCTGCTCCTGGCCCGGCACCTGGCCGAGGTCGACGCCACCTGCAGCCGTTTCCGTGCGGACTCGGAGCTGTCGACGCTCAACGCGGCCGAAGGACGTCCCGTGAAGGTCAGCCCGCTGCTGGCCGAGGCCCTGGCGGTGGCCCTGCGCGGCGCCCGCGCCACGGACGGCGCGGTGGACCCCACGGTCGGCTCGGCGATGGACGCCCTCGGCTACGACCGTGACTTCACCCTGGTCCAGGAGGACGACCGCCCGGTGCGGCTCACGGTGAAGCGGGTGCCGGGCTGGAGCCTGGTCGAACTGGACCACGCCACGAACACGGTGACCCTCCCGCCCGGCGTCAGCCTGGACCTGGGAGCCACGGCCAAGGCATGGGCGGCCGACAGGGCGGCACGGACGCTGGCGCGGACGGCCGACTGCGGCATCCTGGTCAGCCTCGGCGGCGACACGGCCGTCGCGGGCGAACCCCCGGCCGGCGGCTGGCGCGTCCGCGTCCAGGACGAGACGGCCCCGGTCGACCGCCTCCCCGAGCACGGCCCGTACGCCACGGTCGGCATCCGCAGCGGCGGCCTCGCCACCTCCGGCACCACCGCCCGCCGCTGGCGCCGCGGCGACCACGACCTCCACCACATCGTCGACCCCCGCACGGGCCAACCCGCCGCCACCCCATGGCGCACCGTCTCGGTGGCCGCCGCCACCTGCGCCGACGCCAACGCCGCCACCACCGCCGCCCTGGTCAAGGGCGAGACCGCGGTCCGCTGGCTGTCCCGCCTGGGACTCCCGGCCCGACTGGTCACCCACGAGGGCACGGTCGTCACCACACCGGGCTGGCCCTCCCCGACGCCGAGAGCCGAGCCCGCCGCATGA
- a CDS encoding proline--tRNA ligase, translating to MANAPVQRMSQLMAKTLRDDPADAEVLSHKLLVRAGYVRRTAAGVWTWLPLGKKVLANVERIVREEMDAIGAQEVLLPALLPKEPYEATGRWDEYGPELFRLKDRKGGDYLLGPTHEEIFTLIVKDQASSYKDLPVILYQIQTKFRDEARPRAGILRGREFLMKDSYSFDTEDEGLAQSYALHRQAYQKVFERLGLDYRICAATAGAMGGSKSEEFLAPAGAGEDTFADCPACDFAANTEAITFELKPVDADGVPALEEIPTPDTPTIETLAAHLGVAASATLKNLLVKVDGEIVAVGVPGDREVDMGKVEAHFAPAVVEMVTETDFAGRPDLVRGYVGPQGLGEKLTYIADPRVAPGTAWITGANKAGTHARNVVAGRDFEVGAYVDVVVVQEGDPCPNCGTGLKLDRAIEIGHIFQLGRKYADALKLDVLGRHGKPVRVTMGSYGIGVSRAVAALAEQSADDKGLCWPAEVAPADVHVVAAGKALQTELALDVSEKLRAAGLRVLVDDRAGVSPGVKFTDSELIGVPKILVAGRRSAEGVLELKDRRTGEREELTVDEAIARLTTA from the coding sequence ATGGCGAACGCACCGGTCCAGCGCATGTCCCAGTTGATGGCGAAGACGCTGCGCGACGACCCGGCGGACGCCGAGGTGCTCAGCCACAAGCTGCTCGTCCGCGCCGGCTACGTCCGCCGCACCGCGGCCGGAGTGTGGACCTGGCTGCCGCTCGGCAAGAAGGTCCTCGCCAACGTGGAGCGCATCGTCCGCGAGGAGATGGACGCGATCGGCGCCCAGGAGGTGCTGCTCCCCGCACTGCTGCCGAAGGAGCCGTACGAGGCCACCGGCCGCTGGGACGAGTACGGCCCGGAGCTGTTCCGCCTGAAGGACCGCAAGGGCGGCGACTACCTCCTCGGCCCGACCCACGAGGAGATCTTCACGCTGATCGTGAAGGACCAGGCGTCCTCCTACAAGGACCTGCCGGTGATCCTCTACCAGATCCAGACCAAGTTCCGTGACGAGGCCCGCCCCCGCGCCGGCATCCTGCGCGGCCGTGAGTTCCTGATGAAGGACTCGTACTCCTTCGACACGGAGGACGAGGGCCTCGCCCAGTCGTACGCCCTGCACCGCCAGGCGTACCAGAAGGTGTTCGAGCGTCTGGGCCTCGACTACCGCATCTGCGCGGCGACCGCGGGCGCGATGGGCGGCTCGAAGTCGGAGGAGTTCCTGGCCCCGGCCGGCGCCGGCGAGGACACCTTCGCGGACTGCCCGGCGTGCGACTTCGCGGCCAACACCGAGGCGATCACGTTCGAGTTGAAGCCGGTGGACGCCGACGGCGTGCCCGCCCTCGAAGAGATCCCGACGCCCGACACCCCGACGATCGAGACCCTCGCCGCCCACCTCGGCGTCGCGGCCTCCGCGACCCTCAAGAACCTCCTCGTGAAGGTCGACGGCGAGATCGTCGCCGTCGGTGTCCCCGGTGACCGCGAGGTCGACATGGGCAAGGTCGAGGCGCACTTCGCCCCGGCGGTCGTCGAGATGGTCACCGAGACGGACTTCGCGGGCCGCCCCGACCTGGTCCGCGGCTATGTCGGCCCGCAGGGCCTCGGCGAGAAGTTGACGTACATCGCCGACCCGCGGGTGGCGCCGGGCACCGCCTGGATCACCGGAGCCAACAAGGCCGGCACACACGCCAGGAACGTCGTCGCGGGCCGTGACTTCGAGGTCGGCGCGTACGTCGACGTCGTGGTCGTCCAGGAGGGCGACCCCTGCCCGAACTGCGGCACCGGCCTCAAGCTGGACCGCGCCATCGAGATCGGCCACATCTTCCAGCTCGGCCGCAAGTATGCCGACGCCCTCAAGCTCGACGTCCTCGGCCGGCATGGCAAGCCCGTCCGCGTCACCATGGGCTCGTACGGCATCGGCGTCTCCCGCGCGGTCGCGGCCCTCGCCGAGCAGTCCGCCGACGACAAGGGCCTGTGCTGGCCCGCCGAGGTCGCCCCCGCCGACGTGCACGTCGTCGCCGCGGGCAAGGCCCTCCAGACCGAACTGGCCCTCGACGTCTCCGAGAAGCTGCGGGCCGCCGGCCTCCGCGTCCTGGTCGACGACCGCGCCGGAGTCTCCCCGGGCGTGAAGTTCACCGACTCCGAGCTGATCGGCGTACCGAAGATCCTGGTCGCCGGCCGCCGCTCCGCCGAGGGCGTCCTGGAGCTGAAGGACCGCCGCACCGGTGAGCGCGAGGAGCTGACGGTCGACGAGGCGATCGCCCGCCTGACCACCGCCTGA
- a CDS encoding GNAT family N-acetyltransferase translates to MSLVIGPLDLSAHVDEALAVQAVAFGLAPDEVAVRRHIVLRHMTYPGARALGVTAEGHLVGFVYGMPNDRTHWWSTVVEPYLRALHHEHWLDDSFVITELHVHPRHQNHGVGRALITTITDSVPEPRSILSAIDVDSPARGLYRSLGYTDLARQVVFPSAPKPYAVMGAPLPLRRR, encoded by the coding sequence ATGAGCCTCGTCATCGGCCCCTTGGACCTCTCCGCCCACGTAGACGAGGCCCTAGCCGTCCAAGCAGTCGCCTTCGGACTCGCCCCCGACGAGGTAGCCGTACGCCGCCACATCGTCCTCCGCCACATGACCTACCCGGGGGCACGCGCACTCGGCGTCACGGCCGAAGGCCACCTCGTCGGCTTCGTCTACGGCATGCCCAACGACCGCACACACTGGTGGTCCACCGTGGTGGAGCCCTACCTCCGCGCCCTCCACCACGAGCACTGGCTGGACGACTCCTTCGTGATCACCGAACTGCACGTCCACCCCCGCCACCAGAACCACGGCGTCGGCCGCGCCCTGATCACCACCATCACCGACAGCGTGCCCGAACCCCGCTCGATCCTCTCCGCGATCGACGTCGACAGCCCGGCCCGCGGCCTGTACCGCTCCCTCGGCTACACGGACCTGGCCCGCCAGGTCGTCTTCCCCAGCGCCCCCAAGCCGTACGCGGTGATGGGCGCCCCCCTGCCCCTGCGCCGCAGGTAG
- a CDS encoding GNAT family N-acetyltransferase, with protein sequence MLTQTTTRVLEPSDLDAALAVLDRDPVANAFVTSRVRVAGLDPWRLGGEMWGWYEDGALTSLCYAGANLVPICATPRAVRAFADRARRAGRRCSSVVGPAEPTAQLWRLLEPSWGPAREVRPHQPLMVTDRLPDPAEVIPDPYVRRIRKDEMDAIMPACVAMFTEEVGVSPLAGDGGLLYQARVAELVGSGRSFARLGPDGRVVFKAEIGAATPRACQIQGVWVAPEHRGQGLAAPGMAAVLRYALADVAPLVSLYVNDFNTAARRTYTRVGFQEVGEFMSVLF encoded by the coding sequence GTGTTGACCCAGACCACCACCAGGGTCCTCGAACCGAGTGACCTGGACGCCGCACTCGCCGTCCTGGACCGAGACCCCGTCGCGAACGCCTTCGTGACGTCCCGCGTCCGGGTCGCCGGCCTCGACCCCTGGCGGCTGGGCGGCGAGATGTGGGGCTGGTACGAGGACGGCGCTCTGACCTCCCTCTGCTACGCCGGCGCCAACCTCGTCCCCATCTGCGCCACCCCCCGCGCCGTACGCGCCTTCGCCGACCGCGCCCGCCGGGCCGGCCGCCGCTGCTCCTCGGTCGTCGGCCCCGCCGAACCCACCGCCCAGCTCTGGCGGCTGCTCGAACCCAGCTGGGGCCCGGCCCGCGAGGTCCGCCCCCACCAGCCCCTCATGGTCACCGACCGGCTCCCCGACCCCGCCGAGGTCATCCCCGACCCGTACGTCCGCCGGATCCGCAAGGACGAGATGGACGCGATCATGCCGGCGTGCGTGGCGATGTTCACCGAGGAGGTCGGCGTCTCCCCGCTGGCCGGCGACGGCGGCCTGCTCTACCAGGCCCGGGTCGCCGAACTCGTGGGCTCCGGCCGCTCCTTCGCCCGCCTCGGACCCGACGGCCGTGTCGTCTTCAAGGCCGAGATCGGCGCAGCGACCCCCCGGGCCTGCCAGATCCAGGGCGTCTGGGTGGCCCCCGAACACCGGGGCCAGGGCCTGGCCGCCCCGGGCATGGCGGCGGTCCTCCGCTACGCCCTGGCCGACGTCGCCCCCCTGGTCAGCCTCTACGTCAACGACTTCAACACGGCGGCGAGGCGCACGTACACCAGGGTGGGCTTCCAGGAGGTCGGCGAGTTCATGAGCGTGCTGTTCTGA
- the ispG gene encoding flavodoxin-dependent (E)-4-hydroxy-3-methylbut-2-enyl-diphosphate synthase produces MTAISLGMPSVPTKLAERRKSRQIQVGSVAVGGDAPVSVQSMTTTRTSDIGATLQQIAELTASGCQIVRVACPTQDDADALPVIARKSQIPVIADIHFQPKYVFAAIEAGCAAVRVNPGNIKQFDDKVKEIAKAANDHGTPIRIGVNAGSLDRRLLQKYGKATPEALVESALWEASLFEEHGFRDIKISVKHNDPVVMVNAYRQLAAQCDYPLHLGVTEAGPAFQGTIKSAVAFGALLSEGIGDTIRVSLSAPPVEEIKVGNQILESLNLRQRGLEIVSCPSCGRAQVDVYKLAEEVTAGLTGMEVPLRVAVMGCVVNGPGEAREADLGVASGNGKGQIFVKGEIIKTVPESKIVETLIEEAMKIAEQMEADGVTSGEPTVAVAG; encoded by the coding sequence ATGACTGCGATTTCTCTCGGCATGCCGTCCGTTCCGACCAAGCTCGCCGAGCGCCGGAAGAGCCGGCAGATTCAGGTCGGGTCCGTGGCGGTCGGTGGAGACGCCCCGGTGTCGGTCCAGTCGATGACCACCACGCGCACGTCGGACATCGGCGCCACGCTGCAGCAGATCGCCGAGCTGACGGCCTCCGGCTGCCAGATCGTCCGCGTCGCCTGCCCCACGCAGGACGACGCCGACGCCCTCCCGGTGATCGCCCGCAAGTCGCAGATCCCGGTCATCGCCGACATCCACTTCCAGCCGAAGTACGTCTTCGCCGCGATCGAGGCCGGGTGCGCCGCCGTCCGCGTCAACCCCGGCAACATCAAGCAGTTCGACGACAAGGTCAAGGAGATCGCCAAGGCGGCGAACGACCACGGCACCCCGATCCGCATCGGCGTCAACGCCGGCTCGCTGGACCGCCGCCTGCTCCAGAAGTACGGCAAGGCGACCCCCGAGGCGCTGGTCGAGTCCGCTCTCTGGGAGGCCTCCCTCTTCGAGGAGCACGGCTTCCGGGACATCAAGATCTCGGTCAAGCACAACGACCCGGTCGTCATGGTCAACGCCTACCGCCAGCTGGCCGCCCAGTGCGACTACCCCCTCCACCTCGGCGTCACCGAGGCCGGCCCCGCCTTCCAGGGCACCATCAAGTCGGCCGTCGCCTTCGGCGCGCTGCTCTCCGAGGGCATCGGCGACACGATCCGCGTCTCCCTGTCGGCCCCGCCGGTCGAGGAGATCAAGGTCGGCAACCAGATCCTCGAATCCCTCAACCTCCGCCAGCGCGGCCTCGAAATCGTCTCCTGCCCCTCCTGCGGCCGCGCCCAGGTCGACGTCTACAAGCTCGCCGAAGAGGTCACCGCCGGCCTCACCGGCATGGAGGTCCCCCTCCGTGTCGCCGTCATGGGCTGCGTCGTCAACGGCCCCGGCGAGGCCCGCGAGGCCGACCTCGGCGTCGCCTCCGGCAACGGCAAGGGCCAGATCTTCGTCAAGGGCGAGATCATCAAGACCGTCCCCGAATCCAAGATCGTCGAGACCCTGATCGAGGAGGCGATGAAGATCGCCGAACAGATGGAGGCGGACGGCGTCACCTCGGGCGAACCGACGGTGGCGGTGGCGGGCTGA
- a CDS encoding RIP metalloprotease, translated as MTTLMFILGIVVFVIGLAFSIAWHELGHFSTAKLFGVRVPQFMVGFGPTVWSRKKGETEYGVKAIPLGGYIRMIGMIPPGPDGRIESRSTSPWRVMIEDARAASFEELQPGDEDRLFYKRKPWKRVIVMFAGPFMNLILAFVIFLGVMMTFGTQTSTTTVSKVSDCVISASENRSKCKDSDKEAPAKAAGLKPGDKIVAFDGTPVEDWSALQADIRDNPGKQVTLTVDRKGEKVDLDTTLIKNKVSQTDGKGGYVEGKYVYAGWLGFTPASDILPLSFGASVDRMGDMMENGVESLISLPAKVPALWDATFGDGEREADSPMGVVGAARVGGEIFTMDIPATQQLASFLILLAGFNLSLFLFNMLPLLPLDGGHIAGALWESLRRNTAKVLRRPDPGPFDVAKLMPVAYVVAGIFVCFTLLVLIADLVNPVRIS; from the coding sequence ATGACGACCCTGATGTTCATCCTCGGCATAGTGGTCTTCGTGATCGGCCTGGCGTTCTCGATCGCGTGGCACGAGCTGGGCCACTTCTCGACCGCCAAGCTCTTCGGCGTCCGCGTGCCCCAGTTCATGGTGGGCTTCGGCCCGACCGTCTGGTCACGCAAGAAGGGCGAGACCGAGTACGGCGTCAAGGCGATCCCGCTCGGCGGCTACATCCGCATGATCGGCATGATCCCGCCCGGCCCGGACGGCCGGATCGAGAGCCGCTCGACCTCCCCGTGGCGCGTGATGATCGAGGACGCCCGCGCGGCCTCCTTCGAGGAGCTCCAGCCCGGCGACGAGGACCGCCTCTTCTACAAGCGCAAGCCGTGGAAGCGCGTCATCGTGATGTTCGCCGGACCCTTCATGAACCTGATCCTGGCCTTCGTGATCTTCCTCGGCGTGATGATGACCTTCGGCACCCAGACCTCGACGACCACGGTCAGCAAGGTCTCGGACTGCGTCATCTCCGCGAGCGAGAACCGCTCGAAGTGCAAGGACAGCGACAAGGAGGCCCCCGCCAAGGCGGCGGGCCTGAAGCCCGGCGACAAGATCGTCGCGTTCGACGGCACCCCCGTCGAGGACTGGTCCGCCCTGCAGGCCGACATCCGTGACAACCCCGGCAAGCAGGTCACACTCACCGTGGACCGCAAGGGCGAGAAGGTCGACCTCGACACCACCCTCATCAAGAACAAGGTCAGCCAGACCGACGGCAAGGGCGGCTACGTCGAGGGCAAGTACGTGTACGCCGGCTGGCTCGGCTTCACCCCCGCCTCCGACATCCTCCCGCTGTCCTTCGGCGCCTCCGTGGACCGCATGGGCGACATGATGGAGAACGGCGTCGAGTCCCTGATCTCCCTGCCCGCCAAGGTCCCCGCCCTGTGGGACGCCACCTTCGGCGACGGCGAGCGTGAGGCCGACTCGCCCATGGGCGTGGTCGGCGCGGCCCGCGTGGGCGGCGAGATCTTCACCATGGACATCCCCGCCACCCAGCAGCTCGCCAGCTTCCTCATCCTGCTGGCCGGCTTCAACCTCTCCCTCTTCCTGTTCAACATGCTCCCGCTCCTCCCGCTCGACGGCGGGCACATCGCGGGCGCCCTGTGGGAGTCGCTGCGCCGGAACACGGCAAAGGTGCTGCGCAGGCCCGACCCCGGCCCGTTCGACGTGGCGAAGCTGATGCCCGTCGCGTACGTGGTGGCCGGCATCTTCGTCTGCTTCACGCTGCTGGTGCTGATCGCGGACCTGGTGAACCCGGTGCGCATCTCGTAG
- the dxr gene encoding 1-deoxy-D-xylulose-5-phosphate reductoisomerase translates to MSDSPAPLADPHLVFDPVDGVRDVVILGSTGSIGTQAIDLVLRNQDRFRVTGLSAAGGRVELLAEQAHRLRARTVAVARQDAVPALREALAGAYGPGEALPEILAGPDAATEVAASDCHTVLNGITGSIGLAPTLAALKAGRTLALANKESLIVGGPLVKAVAEPGQIIPVDSEHAALFQALASGTRADVHKLVVTASGGPFRGRTKAELADVRPADALAHPTWAMGPVITVNSATLVNKGLEVIEAHLLYDIPFDRIEVVVHPQSYVHSMVEFTDGSTMAQATPPDMRGPIAIGLGWPQRVPDAAPAFDWTKASTWEFFPLDNDAFPSVGLARHVGQLAGTAPAVFNAANEECVDAFLHGGLRFDAIMETVTRVVEEHGTPATGTSLTVADVLEAETWARARARELTNSTGKPTERTTAEARA, encoded by the coding sequence ATGAGCGACAGTCCAGCCCCTCTCGCCGATCCGCATCTCGTCTTCGACCCTGTCGACGGTGTCCGGGACGTGGTGATCCTCGGATCGACAGGATCGATCGGCACCCAGGCCATCGACCTCGTCCTGCGCAACCAGGACCGCTTCCGCGTCACCGGGCTCTCCGCCGCCGGAGGGCGGGTGGAGCTGCTGGCCGAGCAGGCGCACCGCCTGCGGGCGCGGACCGTCGCCGTCGCCCGCCAGGACGCCGTGCCGGCGCTGCGCGAGGCCCTGGCGGGGGCGTACGGGCCCGGGGAGGCCCTGCCCGAGATCCTCGCCGGACCGGACGCCGCCACCGAGGTGGCCGCGTCCGACTGCCACACCGTGCTGAACGGCATCACCGGCTCCATCGGCCTCGCCCCGACCCTCGCCGCCCTGAAGGCGGGCCGTACCCTCGCGCTCGCCAACAAGGAGTCGCTCATCGTCGGCGGCCCGCTGGTGAAGGCGGTGGCCGAGCCGGGCCAGATCATCCCGGTCGACTCCGAGCACGCCGCCCTCTTCCAGGCCCTCGCCTCCGGCACCCGGGCCGACGTGCACAAACTGGTCGTCACCGCTTCCGGGGGCCCGTTCCGTGGCCGTACGAAGGCGGAGCTGGCCGACGTGCGGCCCGCCGACGCCCTCGCGCACCCCACCTGGGCCATGGGCCCGGTCATCACCGTGAACTCCGCGACCCTGGTCAACAAGGGCCTGGAAGTCATCGAGGCGCACCTCCTCTACGACATTCCCTTCGACCGTATTGAGGTGGTCGTGCATCCCCAGTCGTATGTCCACTCGATGGTTGAGTTCACGGACGGATCGACGATGGCCCAGGCGACGCCCCCCGACATGCGCGGGCCCATCGCCATCGGCCTCGGCTGGCCGCAGCGCGTCCCGGACGCCGCGCCCGCCTTCGACTGGACCAAGGCGTCCACCTGGGAGTTCTTCCCCCTCGACAACGACGCGTTCCCGTCGGTCGGGCTCGCCCGGCATGTGGGACAGCTCGCGGGCACCGCCCCGGCGGTGTTCAATGCGGCCAACGAGGAGTGCGTCGACGCGTTCCTGCACGGCGGTCTCCGGTTCGACGCGATCATGGAGACCGTCACGCGGGTCGTCGAGGAGCACGGCACCCCCGCGACGGGAACTTCCCTGACCGTGGCGGACGTCCTCGAAGCGGAGACCTGGGCGCGCGCCAGGGCCCGTGAACTGACCAACTCGACCGGCAAACCCACCGAGCGGACTACCGCGGAGGCCCGTGCATGA
- a CDS encoding lamin tail domain-containing protein produces MHKRIRAALPALAGAVALTGTLLSSPAEAAGGVVIHRVYFDSPGKDTRSNTSLNGEWVQIKNTSSSAISLKGWVLKDPDNHRYTFLDVKIGAGKYIKVRTGSGTDTSATKFQDRKAYVWNNTSDTATLSKAGGSKVDSCSWTTRDPSDKYC; encoded by the coding sequence ATGCACAAGCGCATACGCGCTGCCCTGCCCGCGCTCGCCGGAGCCGTGGCCCTGACCGGCACTCTGCTGAGCAGCCCGGCCGAGGCCGCCGGAGGTGTGGTCATCCACCGCGTGTACTTCGACAGTCCGGGCAAGGACACGCGCTCCAACACGAGCCTCAACGGCGAGTGGGTGCAGATCAAGAACACGAGTTCGTCGGCGATCTCCCTGAAGGGCTGGGTGCTCAAGGACCCCGACAACCACAGGTACACGTTCCTCGACGTGAAGATCGGGGCGGGCAAGTACATCAAGGTCCGCACCGGGTCGGGTACGGACACCAGCGCGACCAAGTTCCAGGACCGCAAGGCGTACGTGTGGAACAACACGAGTGATACGGCGACGCTGTCGAAGGCCGGCGGTTCGAAGGTCGACTCCTGCTCCTGGACGACTCGGGACCCCAGCGACAAGTACTGCTAG